One window from the genome of Spiractinospora alimapuensis encodes:
- a CDS encoding MarR family transcriptional regulator: MSQQTVTSPVDPLVLRHVAAELDRRAERVVREFGLTVDQWRMLEMLSTRDAPTMSALATVLGLTGATTTRIADRLATQALAYRDADAGDRRRVVLRPSRRGLALYERLAAEVHTAQDDVLAPLDEAERRTLTRLLRRVASGPTSGVGETAGPEEAVS, translated from the coding sequence ATGAGCCAGCAGACCGTGACGTCCCCGGTCGATCCCCTCGTCCTGCGACACGTCGCCGCCGAGCTGGATCGGCGGGCGGAGCGCGTGGTGCGGGAGTTCGGCCTGACCGTCGACCAGTGGCGCATGCTGGAGATGCTGAGCACTCGGGACGCTCCGACGATGTCCGCCCTGGCGACGGTTCTCGGTCTCACCGGTGCGACGACCACGCGGATCGCGGACCGGCTCGCCACCCAGGCCCTCGCCTACCGTGACGCCGACGCCGGAGACCGCCGCAGGGTCGTGCTCCGACCCTCCCGCCGCGGCCTCGCCCTGTACGAGCGGCTCGCCGCCGAGGTGCACACCGCCCAGGACGACGTGCTGGCGCCGTTGGACGAGGCGGAGCGGCGCACCCTGACCCGTCTGTTGCGTCGGGTCGCCAGTGGCCCCACCTCAGGCGTGGGCGAGACGGCGGGCCCGGAGGAGGCCGTGTCCTAG
- a CDS encoding multidrug effflux MFS transporter: MTHVLTRPAPPRQRQHQHQRSEETPAPKRRSVAFLVFVLGMLTAVGPLATDLYLPAFPEIATDLGAPQSQIQLTLTAIMVGIALGQLVIGPMSDAVGRRMPLLVGSSIFALTSFLSVVATDADTLILLRFLQGLSGAAGAVVSRAIVRDLFTGERAARFFSRLILLVGLAPMLGPILGAQLLLVGPWQLSFVVLGVAGLVSAGLVAFVLPESLPRAQRQPLRLGAASRVFLDLLRDARFVVPALTLALSFSMTFTYVASFSFVSQTELGATPQQYSLIFAVNTIAMVLGTQVNAALINRIPMSRLLLGGLVGALVSVVALAAITVSGGGLLSVSVALLAMMFSTGFISPNATTIALSSQPQSRAGSASALLGSVQFALGGGLSALAGMTAHGEASLGSMTVVMFGTIVAATGLLGHGLLRARRLAHA; this comes from the coding sequence ATGACGCACGTCCTCACCCGACCCGCACCGCCTCGGCAACGCCAGCACCAGCACCAGCGGTCCGAGGAGACACCCGCGCCCAAGCGGCGCTCGGTGGCCTTCCTCGTGTTCGTGCTGGGCATGTTGACGGCGGTGGGTCCGTTGGCGACCGACCTCTACCTTCCCGCGTTCCCCGAGATCGCCACCGACCTCGGGGCGCCGCAGTCCCAGATCCAACTCACCCTGACCGCGATCATGGTCGGCATCGCGCTCGGCCAACTGGTGATCGGGCCGATGAGCGACGCGGTGGGGCGACGCATGCCGCTCCTCGTCGGCAGCTCGATCTTTGCGCTCACCTCGTTCCTGTCGGTCGTCGCCACCGACGCCGACACCCTGATCCTGCTCCGCTTCCTGCAGGGCCTCTCCGGCGCGGCCGGTGCCGTGGTGTCGCGGGCCATCGTGCGGGACCTCTTCACCGGGGAGCGGGCCGCGCGGTTCTTCTCCCGTCTGATCCTCCTCGTGGGGCTCGCCCCCATGCTGGGACCGATCCTCGGGGCCCAGCTCCTGCTGGTCGGCCCGTGGCAGCTCTCCTTCGTGGTGTTGGGTGTCGCGGGGCTGGTCTCGGCCGGACTGGTCGCGTTCGTTTTGCCGGAGTCCCTGCCCAGAGCCCAGCGGCAACCCCTGCGGCTCGGTGCGGCCAGCCGCGTGTTCCTGGACCTCCTGCGCGACGCGCGGTTCGTGGTCCCGGCACTCACGCTGGCGCTCAGCTTCTCGATGACCTTCACCTACGTCGCGTCGTTCTCCTTCGTCTCCCAGACGGAGCTCGGAGCGACGCCGCAGCAGTACAGCCTGATCTTCGCGGTGAACACGATCGCCATGGTGCTGGGAACCCAGGTCAACGCGGCGTTGATCAACCGGATCCCCATGTCGCGGCTCCTGTTGGGCGGCCTGGTCGGCGCGCTCGTCAGCGTCGTGGCGCTCGCCGCCATCACGGTGAGCGGGGGAGGGCTGCTGAGTGTCTCCGTGGCGCTGCTCGCCATGATGTTCAGTACGGGCTTCATCTCGCCGAACGCGACGACCATCGCCCTGTCGAGTCAGCCGCAGTCCCGCGCCGGTAGCGCGTCCGCGCTGTTGGGGTCGGTCCAGTTCGCCCTGGGCGGCGGGCTGTCGGCGCTCGCCGGGATGACCGCCCACGGAGAGGCGTCCCTGGGGAGCATGACGGTCGTGATGTTCGGGACCATCGTCGCCGCGACCGGGCTCCTAGGACACGGCCTCCTCCGGGCCCGCCGTCTCGCCCACGCCTGA